ATCCGGTTGCCGGATTCCAGTGTGGCAGGTTCTACGGCCATGGCTGCACCTCTGTCCTGATCGCTCTACGACGGGGCTATCATAGCCTGTCGGCGGTCTCTTGCAACAGGATATTCCGGTCCCGGAACAGGTTTGTGCCGATTGATGCCGAAGCAGGTCATTCCTGTTGACGTGGAATTAAAAACATCATACTGTAACTAACACTATGGTGCAGTTTAATGCTAGCAGGGCCGGGAAGGGATAACGATGATGTCAGCAACACTCTATGGGATGACGGCAGTGGCGCTGCTGCTGTCATGGTGGTTTGACCGGGAGAAGACCCATCGGGCGCTGAAGATCGGAGCCAGGTCGCTATACGTATTGCTGCCGAAGATCCTGGGGATGATTGCCTTGGTGGGACTGGTGCTGGCCCTGGTGCCACCAGAGCTGATAACCAGGCTGTTCAGCTTTCGCGGTATCGGCGGCTTTGTGCTGGTTGCTGCCATCGGCGCAATCATCACCATGCCTGCCCCGATCGCCTTTCCGCTGGTCGGGTCGCTGCTCAGGCTGGGCGCGGCCCCGGCCACCCTGGCTACCTTTGTGACCACCCTGACCATGGTGGGCATCATCACCGCGCCGATTGAGATCTCCTATTTCGGCAGACGTTTCACCCTGATCCGCCAGAGTTTAAGCTTTGTCACCGCGATCATCATCGGACTGTTGATGGGGGTCTTCCTGTAATGAAAGCGCATCTTGCAAGCTACCGCCTCTTTCTGGCCGTGCTGGGTATCAACCTGTTGCTGCTGCTCTGGCAGCCGGCGTTGGCCCGCCACTCGACGGTCAATTCCCTCAGCTTCCTGCTGGAGGTACTCTCGATCGTGCCGCCGGTAATGATCTTGATGGGACTGCTGGATGTCTGGGTGCCCCGCAGGCTGGTGGAGGCCCATCTGGGGCCCGATGCCGGACTGCTTGGCGCCGTGGTTGCCATCCTGTTGGGAACGGCTGCGGCCGGACCGCTCTACGCCGCCTTTCCGGTTGCAATCTCGCTTCAGAAAAAGGGGGCGCGGCTGGCCAATATCGTCATCTTTCTGGGAACCTGGGCCACCATCAAGATCCCGATGATCATGATGGAAAGCAGTTTCATCGGGCTGCGCTTTGCCCTGCTGCGGCTGCTGTTCACCATCCCCTGCATCCTGCTGGCCGGTTACCTGATGGAGCGGGTGATTCCCCTTGAGAGTCTGCCGGACAACACGGCCAGCGCAGCCAAGACCTGCCAGATCTGAAAGGAGAACAGGCATGCCACCCAAACGCAAACAGCAGTATCGTCATATGCCCGCCTTTATCCTGCTGGCGCTGGCTGAAGGGCCAATCCACGGCGGTGCGATTCATACCGTCCTGGCTGAACGGATGCCGCTATACAAACCTGACACCAGCGCAATCTACCGTACCCTCCAGCAACTGGAACAGGATGGCGAGGTGGTTTCAGAGTGGGATACCAGCAAGAGCGGACCGGCCAGAAAACGGTATCAGCTGACCGGGGCAGGCTGGAAGAAGCTTGAGTACTGGCGGGAAGATATCGAGATGCGGATTGCGAACCTGCAGTATTTTCTGACCACCTATCAGGCCATAGTGAAAGGTTGAGGCATTTTCAGCCGGCCGGTTTTAAGTTGTGTATCCTGCCGGCAATTCTGCCGATACAAGTACTGTGACTATTTTTCGGGGGATCTGCAGATGGAACTCACCGCCCTGCTGAAACAGTACAATCTGCCGCTTACCGGCACTGAGCGGGCACTGGTCAATGGCCTGAAGAGCAACAGCAGCTCACGTCCGGACGAGTATTACGAACAGCAGCTGAAGCAGCTGGCTGATGCGCGGGAGGCCCTGAAACGGCTGCCGGACAAAAAGACATCCGACCGGCAGAAAAAATCGGAAAAGATCAAGATGTTGAAGGATCGCCTCAAGATGCTGAAGCAGATGATCCCGTTCATGAGCCCTTCGGCCGCCAAATCACTGAAGGCGGAATTGAAACAGATCGCCGCCCAGATCGCCTCGCTCAAGGATGACAGCGGCAGTGGCGGTGCTGTGTTCAGCGGCA
Above is a window of Trichlorobacter lovleyi SZ DNA encoding:
- a CDS encoding diguanylate cyclase family protein; translated protein: MMSATLYGMTAVALLLSWWFDREKTHRALKIGARSLYVLLPKILGMIALVGLVLALVPPELITRLFSFRGIGGFVLVAAIGAIITMPAPIAFPLVGSLLRLGAAPATLATFVTTLTMVGIITAPIEISYFGRRFTLIRQSLSFVTAIIIGLLMGVFL
- a CDS encoding permease, which produces MKAHLASYRLFLAVLGINLLLLLWQPALARHSTVNSLSFLLEVLSIVPPVMILMGLLDVWVPRRLVEAHLGPDAGLLGAVVAILLGTAAAGPLYAAFPVAISLQKKGARLANIVIFLGTWATIKIPMIMMESSFIGLRFALLRLLFTIPCILLAGYLMERVIPLESLPDNTASAAKTCQI
- a CDS encoding PadR family transcriptional regulator, with protein sequence MPPKRKQQYRHMPAFILLALAEGPIHGGAIHTVLAERMPLYKPDTSAIYRTLQQLEQDGEVVSEWDTSKSGPARKRYQLTGAGWKKLEYWREDIEMRIANLQYFLTTYQAIVKG